One window of Polyangiaceae bacterium genomic DNA carries:
- a CDS encoding TetR family transcriptional regulator produces MSAREHYHHGDLRRALVSAARGAVARGDGELSLRDVARAAGVSPAAPYRHFRDREALLDAVAQDIAGELLADVRGEASLVGAVNAYLTFAAQRRAEFRLCSGRCQASNNALAPVWDHLRRVWESDGSSRSSWGSAHALIHGAATLVADGHAPCDLGDTLRRLR; encoded by the coding sequence GTGAGCGCACGCGAGCACTACCACCATGGCGATCTTCGCCGCGCGCTAGTGAGCGCGGCGAGAGGTGCAGTGGCGCGTGGCGACGGCGAGCTATCGCTGCGCGACGTGGCTCGCGCCGCGGGCGTGTCGCCCGCAGCGCCCTATCGTCACTTCCGCGACCGAGAAGCTTTGCTCGACGCCGTCGCCCAAGACATAGCCGGGGAGCTGTTGGCGGACGTGCGAGGCGAAGCAAGCCTAGTGGGCGCGGTGAATGCCTATCTCACCTTCGCCGCCCAGCGCCGCGCGGAGTTCCGTTTGTGCTCGGGGCGCTGCCAGGCGTCGAACAATGCCCTGGCGCCTGTTTGGGATCACCTTCGTCGGGTATGGGAAAGCGACGGCTCCAGTCGATCGAGTTGGGGCTCGGCGCATGCGCTGATTCACGGCGCGGCGACCTTGGTCGCGGATGGACATGCGCCGTGCGATCTAGGTGACACCCTCCGCCGCCTACGCTAG
- a CDS encoding VWA domain-containing protein: protein MQSFFRRSLGVSIAIALSATGACGGGDGGSGGGAGNAGTGSTGTGANGNSGGSGNAIGIGGGINYDGGAATGNTGGLDDGGACAAETAKGEQVPLDLYIMLDSSGSMSDKTSTGPTKWDAVKQAITGFVNAPGSAGLGVGLQYFPLNKQGVPDSCTNNNQCGSGGPCLLKTCLGGTTLQPCTNNSQCGILGTCADLGTCTGDPNTFCAPIGSNACGTAGQCVALTSSFCTNATECSNVRYATPAVNIAALPGNAGAIISSMGAKSPNGNTPTGPALQGAIDHAKVHAGANPGHAVAVVLATDGLPTSCNLTNISQVAQLAQQGLAGTPSIPTFVIGVFAPTDTAAAQNLNTIASSGGTNTAFIINTSGNVTQQFLQALDQIKGKALPCEFKIPTPASGQTLDYGKVNVEVSSSSGKTSLLYVEDASKCDPTNGGWYYDVNPSAGTPTKIVVCPSTCTAFKGQAGAQVDVLIGCKTNTVPR, encoded by the coding sequence ATGCAGTCCTTCTTCCGTCGCTCCTTGGGTGTGTCCATCGCCATCGCATTGTCCGCCACCGGCGCCTGCGGAGGTGGCGACGGCGGTAGCGGCGGCGGGGCCGGCAATGCGGGTACCGGTTCCACGGGTACTGGCGCCAACGGCAACTCGGGTGGCAGCGGCAACGCCATCGGTATCGGCGGCGGGATCAACTACGACGGTGGCGCTGCGACGGGCAACACCGGAGGCCTCGACGACGGCGGCGCTTGCGCAGCGGAGACCGCGAAGGGCGAGCAGGTGCCTCTGGACTTGTACATCATGCTCGACTCGTCGGGTTCGATGAGCGACAAGACCAGCACGGGGCCCACCAAGTGGGACGCCGTGAAGCAGGCCATCACGGGCTTCGTCAATGCGCCGGGTTCGGCGGGGCTGGGCGTAGGGCTCCAGTACTTTCCGCTGAACAAGCAGGGCGTACCGGACAGCTGTACCAACAACAACCAGTGCGGCTCTGGTGGGCCCTGTTTGCTCAAGACCTGCTTGGGCGGCACGACGCTTCAGCCCTGCACCAACAACTCGCAGTGCGGCATTCTCGGCACTTGCGCAGATCTGGGCACGTGCACGGGCGATCCCAATACGTTCTGTGCGCCCATCGGCAGCAACGCCTGCGGCACGGCTGGCCAGTGTGTTGCGCTCACATCCAGCTTCTGCACCAACGCCACGGAGTGCTCGAACGTGCGCTACGCCACTCCGGCGGTCAACATCGCTGCACTACCCGGCAATGCCGGCGCGATCATCAGCAGCATGGGCGCGAAGTCTCCGAACGGCAACACGCCGACGGGCCCGGCACTTCAGGGCGCGATCGATCACGCCAAGGTGCACGCAGGCGCGAATCCCGGTCACGCCGTGGCGGTGGTGCTGGCCACGGACGGCCTCCCGACGTCGTGCAATCTGACGAACATCAGTCAGGTTGCCCAGTTGGCCCAACAAGGCTTGGCGGGAACCCCGAGCATTCCGACCTTCGTGATCGGCGTCTTTGCACCAACGGACACCGCAGCAGCACAGAACCTGAACACCATCGCGTCCTCGGGCGGTACGAACACCGCGTTCATCATCAACACCAGCGGCAACGTCACCCAGCAGTTCCTGCAGGCCCTCGATCAGATCAAGGGCAAGGCGCTGCCGTGCGAGTTCAAGATCCCCACGCCAGCCAGCGGTCAGACCCTCGACTATGGCAAGGTCAACGTGGAAGTTAGTTCCTCATCGGGCAAGACGTCGCTCTTGTATGTGGAGGACGCGAGCAAGTGCGACCCGACCAACGGCGGCTGGTACTACGACGTGAACCCCAGTGCTGGTACGCCGACCAAGATTGTCGTCTGCCCCAGCACGTGCACCGCGTTCAAAGGGCAAGCCGGGGCGCAAGTCGACGTGCTGATCGGCTGCAAGACCAACACCGTCCCCCGCTGA
- a CDS encoding multiheme c-type cytochrome — translation MIERRGFPWLARAIVTLVSMGSLACGSEEGPTPKRLSRDQLMDPQTCEHCHPLHYQEWSGSMHAYAAEDPVFIAMNARGQRETGGALGSFCVGCHAPLAVREGLTSDGLNLAEVPKHLQGVTCYFCHNVESVDGSHNAELTLAGDRTMRGPLKDPSESRAHGSKYSPHFDRRSADGAALCGTCHDIVVPSPPAPAEVHLERTFAEWKESIFSHEGSFTSCSSCHMTQVPNSVVADAPGVGVRPFRSRHDFPGVDLALTSFPRAAEQRDLVQQALDVTLRAELCVAELPGSFVVQLLLDNVGAGHRFPSGAAHDRRAWVELRAFAGSDALLESGVVADGEAAAKLADPNLLLFRDGAFDADGKEVHQFWEVASTNNDCTDAIPGCTIPGPVTLDKTDPQYFATHSVARYPRQGAATGTPDRVTLRVRMRPIGLEVLDALVASGDLDASIRDAMPTHDLLPNRGNESVTLEWTPAAAQDPIYGFQQSLEGLGVARCVGNAPR, via the coding sequence GTGATCGAGCGCCGCGGATTCCCTTGGCTTGCACGGGCGATCGTGACCCTCGTCTCGATGGGCAGCCTGGCTTGCGGCAGTGAGGAAGGCCCCACGCCGAAGCGTCTCAGCCGCGATCAGCTGATGGATCCACAGACCTGTGAGCACTGCCACCCGCTTCACTACCAAGAGTGGTCCGGAAGCATGCACGCCTACGCCGCGGAGGACCCGGTGTTCATCGCCATGAATGCGCGCGGACAGCGCGAGACCGGCGGCGCCCTCGGCAGCTTCTGTGTCGGATGCCATGCTCCCCTCGCCGTGCGCGAAGGACTGACCAGCGATGGCCTGAACCTGGCGGAAGTGCCGAAACACCTGCAGGGCGTCACCTGCTACTTCTGTCACAACGTCGAAAGCGTCGACGGCTCCCACAACGCGGAGCTGACCTTGGCGGGGGATCGCACGATGCGCGGTCCCCTGAAGGACCCAAGCGAGAGCCGCGCGCATGGCTCGAAGTATTCGCCCCACTTCGATCGACGCAGCGCGGATGGCGCGGCGCTGTGCGGAACGTGTCACGACATCGTGGTGCCCAGTCCCCCGGCTCCAGCCGAAGTGCATCTGGAGCGAACCTTCGCCGAATGGAAAGAGTCCATCTTCAGCCACGAAGGCAGCTTCACGTCGTGCAGCAGTTGCCACATGACTCAGGTGCCGAACAGCGTCGTCGCGGACGCCCCCGGCGTCGGCGTGCGCCCCTTCCGCTCGCGCCATGATTTCCCCGGGGTCGATCTGGCGCTCACGTCTTTTCCACGCGCGGCGGAGCAGCGCGATCTCGTCCAGCAAGCCCTCGACGTGACGCTACGTGCGGAGCTGTGCGTGGCGGAATTGCCCGGCAGCTTCGTGGTGCAGCTGCTGCTGGACAATGTGGGCGCGGGCCATCGCTTCCCCAGCGGCGCGGCCCATGATCGCAGGGCGTGGGTGGAGCTGCGAGCGTTCGCCGGCAGCGACGCGCTGTTGGAGAGCGGCGTGGTGGCGGATGGCGAGGCCGCTGCGAAGCTCGCGGACCCCAATCTGTTGCTCTTCCGTGACGGTGCCTTCGACGCCGACGGCAAGGAGGTTCATCAGTTCTGGGAAGTGGCCAGCACCAACAACGATTGCACAGACGCGATCCCCGGTTGCACCATTCCCGGACCGGTGACCCTCGACAAGACCGACCCGCAATACTTCGCGACCCACTCCGTGGCGCGTTATCCTCGACAGGGTGCCGCGACGGGCACGCCGGACCGCGTGACCCTTCGAGTGCGGATGCGACCCATTGGACTGGAAGTGCTGGACGCCTTGGTCGCTTCGGGCGACCTGGATGCGAGCATTCGCGATGCGATGCCGACCCACGATTTGCTGCCCAACCGTGGCAACGAAAGCGTGACTTTGGAGTGGACGCCCGCTGCAGCGCAGGACCCAATCTACGGGTTCCAGCAGAGCTTGGAGGGCTTGGGCGTGGCTCGCTGCGTGGGAAACGCGCCGCGCTAG
- a CDS encoding ATP-binding protein, with product MSPERLEHAARVELEPADPFELIRWLARSQPDPRKAVAELIQNSLDAGATRIQIERAGKGKNVSLRIRDDGEGVLPKMERRAALRHLASHIGHSHKLHLDPGERARRVVAGQYGVGLLGFWAIGKQMEIHSRVGGGRVAVLRMFEDSPEAEVGSYLPPKGSPKTYTEVVVSGVHDTAKRVLGGNRLSAYLSVELRGQLLRSGCKLAIHDALARGDNREILVEPHRYTGEPLELPRQVRVPGHRPFTVELYVARGMDGASIELACAGTRVAEDISEVDAFNLSGPPWRGAELTGIIDFPDFSVPPGTRRGVLPNDAALAFLEALAGITPAILGEIERLDTLHRAQLDHQIVRDLRRALRGFDDRVRELSLPPVAARGGSEPGEDLSPGLPADAPPRSNGAGATAPAEGPVGPLAQVSVVPAFIRVSPGQERSIRAVARDAEGRRLRDAAIEWRFPDGKAAHLTLEAGERGRATLRAADQAPLGRRLPLMAVATHEDETAADIAAIEIVEEKHEVYARLGIPEPILVSAPGALWRSRRHGFAWEINDAHPDYLRVADNARRRLRYLIALLAKEIVITSTRRNDAEDVLEAMVQVLAHAEGNLR from the coding sequence TTGAGCCCCGAGCGCCTGGAGCATGCTGCCCGAGTCGAGCTCGAGCCTGCCGATCCCTTCGAGCTGATCCGGTGGCTCGCGCGCAGCCAGCCGGATCCCCGCAAAGCGGTAGCGGAACTGATCCAGAACTCCTTGGATGCGGGTGCGACTCGCATCCAGATCGAGCGCGCTGGCAAGGGCAAGAACGTCAGCCTGCGGATCCGCGACGATGGGGAAGGCGTACTTCCGAAGATGGAGCGTAGGGCGGCACTGCGCCACCTGGCGTCTCATATCGGCCACTCCCACAAACTGCACCTCGACCCAGGAGAACGCGCACGGCGCGTAGTAGCGGGTCAATACGGCGTGGGGCTGCTGGGCTTTTGGGCCATCGGCAAGCAGATGGAGATCCATTCCCGCGTTGGCGGCGGGCGCGTCGCCGTGTTGCGCATGTTCGAAGACTCGCCCGAGGCGGAGGTCGGCAGCTACTTGCCGCCCAAGGGCAGCCCGAAGACCTACACCGAGGTCGTGGTGAGCGGTGTGCACGACACCGCCAAACGCGTCTTGGGGGGCAATCGACTGTCGGCGTACCTGTCCGTGGAGCTACGCGGCCAGCTGCTGCGCAGCGGCTGCAAGCTCGCGATTCACGACGCCCTCGCAAGAGGCGACAACCGCGAGATCCTCGTCGAACCCCATCGCTACACGGGCGAACCCTTGGAACTGCCGCGACAGGTTCGCGTGCCAGGACATCGCCCTTTCACCGTCGAGCTCTACGTGGCGCGAGGCATGGACGGCGCCAGCATCGAGCTGGCTTGCGCGGGCACGCGAGTCGCCGAAGACATCTCCGAAGTGGACGCCTTCAACTTGAGCGGTCCGCCGTGGCGAGGGGCGGAACTCACAGGCATCATCGACTTTCCCGACTTCAGTGTCCCGCCCGGTACACGCCGCGGTGTGCTACCGAACGACGCGGCCCTCGCGTTTCTCGAGGCGCTGGCGGGAATCACTCCAGCCATCCTCGGCGAAATCGAACGCCTCGACACCCTGCACCGGGCGCAGCTCGATCACCAGATCGTTCGCGACCTACGGCGAGCCTTGCGTGGCTTCGACGACCGCGTCCGCGAGCTCTCACTGCCACCGGTGGCGGCACGGGGCGGCAGCGAACCTGGCGAAGACCTGAGCCCGGGGCTACCCGCGGATGCACCGCCGCGCTCCAACGGGGCAGGCGCAACCGCGCCGGCGGAAGGACCCGTTGGCCCACTTGCGCAAGTATCCGTGGTGCCCGCGTTCATTCGCGTGTCTCCGGGTCAGGAGCGTTCCATTCGCGCCGTTGCGAGGGACGCCGAGGGTCGCCGACTGCGCGACGCCGCCATCGAGTGGCGCTTTCCCGACGGCAAAGCCGCGCATTTGACCCTAGAGGCGGGGGAACGGGGTCGCGCGACGCTGCGTGCCGCGGACCAAGCACCGCTCGGGCGTCGTTTGCCGCTGATGGCGGTGGCTACGCATGAAGACGAGACCGCCGCGGACATAGCCGCCATTGAAATCGTCGAAGAGAAGCACGAGGTTTACGCGCGCTTGGGCATTCCCGAGCCCATCTTGGTCAGCGCCCCCGGCGCGCTCTGGCGCAGCCGGCGCCACGGTTTCGCCTGGGAGATCAACGACGCGCACCCCGACTATCTGCGCGTAGCCGACAACGCCCGCCGACGACTACGCTACTTGATCGCACTGCTGGCCAAGGAGATCGTGATCACGAGCACTCGCCGCAACGACGCCGAGGACGTGCTCGAAGCCATGGTGCAGGTGCTTGCCCACGCCGAAGGAAACCTGCGCTAG
- a CDS encoding c-type cytochrome domain-containing protein, translating to MRGGWLLVVLCVGCGSEDETPLPACISLSGSCAPLYEPRFDEIHARTLLPTCAQGGSSCHSSSGRRGGLTLENIDEAFDGLVAGGRVEPGDASCSELVVRTHQSGHSWSMPPRRPLSAEERCVLRLWVEQGAAR from the coding sequence ATGCGTGGCGGATGGCTGCTGGTCGTCCTGTGCGTCGGCTGCGGAAGCGAAGATGAGACGCCGCTGCCAGCGTGCATCTCGTTGTCCGGCAGCTGTGCGCCGCTCTACGAACCGCGCTTCGACGAGATTCACGCCCGCACCTTGCTGCCCACGTGTGCCCAGGGTGGAAGCTCATGCCACAGCAGTAGTGGGCGGCGGGGTGGCTTGACGCTCGAGAACATCGACGAGGCCTTCGATGGGCTGGTGGCAGGGGGTCGCGTCGAGCCCGGGGACGCGTCTTGCAGCGAGCTCGTGGTCAGGACCCATCAGAGCGGGCACTCGTGGTCCATGCCGCCGCGTCGTCCGCTGTCGGCGGAGGAGCGCTGCGTGTTGAGGCTGTGGGTGGAGCAGGGAGCAGCGCGGTGA
- a CDS encoding FixH family protein: MRSLCLLMLLGLVGCGGDDGSSGGGSGGTSALPCAGRGETFAAGMAKEGASKQLSFTLMSSDPAPPQLFDNTWRVRVEEGSQPLTGATLTVKTWMPDHDHASPKKTSVTEASDGQYDLSPVNLFMPGLWEITVQAKKDSTEDEALFSFCIGE; encoded by the coding sequence ATGCGGTCCCTCTGCCTGTTGATGCTCCTTGGTCTCGTCGGCTGCGGAGGCGACGACGGTTCCAGTGGTGGCGGCAGCGGTGGCACCAGCGCGCTGCCGTGCGCGGGCCGTGGCGAGACCTTCGCCGCCGGCATGGCCAAAGAGGGCGCCAGCAAGCAGCTGAGCTTCACGCTGATGAGCTCGGACCCTGCGCCACCTCAACTGTTCGACAACACCTGGCGAGTCCGAGTGGAGGAGGGCAGCCAGCCGCTCACCGGCGCGACGCTGACGGTGAAGACCTGGATGCCCGACCACGATCACGCGAGCCCCAAGAAGACGAGTGTCACCGAAGCCTCGGATGGGCAATATGATCTAAGCCCGGTCAACTTGTTCATGCCGGGTTTGTGGGAGATCACCGTGCAAGCCAAGAAGGACAGTACGGAAGACGAAGCGCTGTTCAGCTTCTGCATCGGAGAGTGA
- a CDS encoding radical SAM protein, whose protein sequence is MSSLGYQRVYRAIQEQPAMVAERVFLPDGADRAGAPMQRPVSYEGLRELGEFPLLAVSVAYEIELGGLARMLDVSGIPALAEEREERHPLVIAGGPLTFSNPVPLGAFADAIVMGEAEELLVPVLEIALGSGSRAERLAALAALDHVYVPSTHGEALPSVAACADELLPATSTILTPHTELSSMFLLEVERGCSRGCTYCVMRRTTNGGMRIVSPERVLQAIPEHATKVGLVGAAVSDHPRILTILAGLAERDLGAGLSSLRPDRLSREFVTALASVGYRTLTTALDGTSQRMRDIIERRGREQHYLAAAQHARELGMDRLKLYLMLGLPNETDDDVDECVRFVTELSRIIPVALGIAPFCSKRNTPLDRMPYAGVRTVQARLQRLSRGLKGRADVRSTSAKWAWVEHVLAQGGLSEGRALWSACQAGGRFADYRRAFSALGHDADGKGYREALPVAGPEWKGRRKLDIVST, encoded by the coding sequence ATGAGTAGCCTTGGCTACCAGCGCGTGTATCGCGCCATTCAAGAGCAGCCCGCGATGGTCGCAGAGCGTGTGTTCCTTCCTGACGGCGCGGATCGTGCGGGCGCACCGATGCAGCGCCCCGTCAGCTACGAAGGCCTGCGTGAGCTGGGTGAGTTTCCGCTGTTGGCCGTGAGCGTCGCCTATGAAATCGAGCTGGGCGGTTTGGCGCGCATGCTGGACGTGTCGGGAATCCCGGCATTGGCGGAGGAGCGCGAGGAGCGCCATCCCCTGGTCATCGCGGGCGGTCCCCTGACCTTCTCCAACCCGGTGCCCCTGGGCGCCTTCGCCGACGCCATCGTGATGGGGGAAGCCGAAGAGCTATTGGTACCGGTGCTGGAGATCGCCCTGGGGTCGGGATCTCGCGCGGAGCGGCTCGCTGCACTGGCCGCCCTGGATCACGTCTACGTTCCGTCCACGCACGGAGAAGCCTTACCGAGCGTGGCCGCATGTGCCGACGAACTGCTGCCGGCGACCAGCACCATCCTCACGCCCCACACGGAGCTGTCGAGCATGTTCCTGCTCGAGGTGGAGCGCGGTTGCTCTCGTGGCTGCACTTACTGCGTCATGCGCCGAACCACCAACGGCGGCATGCGCATCGTCAGCCCGGAACGCGTGCTGCAGGCCATACCAGAGCACGCCACCAAGGTGGGCCTGGTGGGGGCGGCGGTCAGTGATCACCCGCGTATCCTGACGATCTTGGCGGGCCTCGCCGAACGCGATCTGGGTGCAGGCCTTTCCAGCTTGCGTCCGGATCGACTGAGCCGCGAGTTCGTGACCGCGCTGGCGTCGGTTGGCTATCGTACGTTGACGACCGCACTGGATGGCACGAGCCAGCGCATGCGCGACATCATCGAGCGCCGCGGACGTGAACAGCACTACCTGGCCGCGGCGCAGCATGCGCGCGAGCTCGGGATGGATCGCTTGAAGCTGTATCTCATGTTGGGCCTGCCCAACGAGACGGACGACGACGTGGACGAGTGCGTTCGCTTCGTCACGGAGCTTTCGCGCATCATTCCCGTTGCCCTGGGCATCGCGCCATTCTGTTCCAAGCGCAACACGCCCTTGGACCGCATGCCGTACGCGGGGGTGCGCACCGTACAAGCACGGCTTCAGCGGCTGAGCCGCGGACTCAAAGGCCGCGCCGACGTCCGCTCCACGAGCGCGAAGTGGGCGTGGGTGGAGCACGTGCTGGCGCAGGGCGGACTCTCGGAAGGCCGTGCGCTTTGGTCGGCTTGCCAAGCCGGCGGCCGCTTCGCCGACTATCGTCGCGCGTTCTCGGCGCTGGGACATGACGCAGATGGCAAGGGCTACCGCGAGGCACTGCCGGTGGCTGGCCCCGAGTGGAAGGGACGGCGCAAACTGGACATCGTGTCGACTTGA
- a CDS encoding LeuA family protein has protein sequence MSASKAPKGDDLIYDWNEVARKGRVIPKGVQFLDETLRDGLQNPSVTDPKVEDKIRILHLMNSIGIHEADIGLPGSSKRAFDDCLRLCQEVVDNKLDIKITCAGRTVAADITPMVELSQRAGIPVHVYCFVGSSPIRALAEEWDLERIKKYSAEAIDVGVKNGLEVAYVTEDTTRSRPEVLAELFNLAIDHGASRLCLCDTVGHSTPDGVRNLIQFTRSLLQGWGAHHVELDWHGHNDRGLGLTNAIYALEVGAHRVHGTALGIGERVGNAQMELILLNLKLLGLLEDQDLTHLMEYCQAVAEAVGWQVPINYPLVGYDAFRTATGVHAAAIIKAQNKGDAWLADRIYSGVPAGMFGRQQDICIGFMSGASNVTYWLKTRGIEPSEGLVKAILARAKGSDHILTEPEVMEVVNTGP, from the coding sequence ATGTCTGCGAGTAAGGCGCCCAAGGGCGACGACCTCATCTACGATTGGAACGAGGTTGCACGAAAAGGCCGCGTCATTCCCAAGGGCGTACAGTTCTTGGACGAGACGCTGCGTGACGGGTTGCAGAACCCCTCCGTGACGGATCCGAAGGTCGAAGACAAGATCCGCATCCTGCACCTGATGAACAGTATCGGCATCCACGAGGCGGACATCGGGCTACCTGGAAGCTCCAAGCGCGCCTTCGACGATTGCCTTCGCTTGTGTCAGGAAGTCGTCGACAACAAGCTGGACATCAAGATCACCTGCGCGGGTCGCACCGTCGCGGCCGACATCACGCCGATGGTCGAGCTGTCGCAGCGCGCCGGTATCCCCGTGCACGTGTACTGCTTCGTGGGTTCCAGCCCCATCCGCGCCTTGGCGGAAGAGTGGGACCTCGAACGCATCAAGAAGTACAGCGCCGAAGCCATCGACGTCGGCGTCAAGAACGGTCTGGAGGTGGCCTACGTCACCGAAGACACGACGCGTTCGCGGCCCGAGGTGCTGGCGGAGTTGTTCAACTTGGCCATCGACCACGGGGCTTCACGTCTTTGCTTGTGTGACACGGTCGGACACTCGACGCCGGATGGCGTGCGCAATCTGATCCAGTTCACGCGTAGCCTGCTGCAGGGCTGGGGCGCTCACCACGTGGAGCTCGATTGGCACGGTCACAACGACCGCGGCCTCGGGCTGACCAACGCGATCTACGCGCTGGAAGTCGGCGCCCATCGCGTTCACGGAACTGCACTTGGCATCGGGGAACGTGTCGGCAACGCCCAGATGGAACTCATCTTGCTCAACCTCAAGCTGCTGGGCCTGCTCGAGGATCAGGATCTGACGCACCTCATGGAGTACTGCCAAGCGGTGGCTGAGGCCGTGGGCTGGCAGGTGCCCATCAACTACCCCCTGGTCGGCTACGACGCGTTTCGCACGGCCACGGGCGTGCACGCCGCCGCGATCATCAAGGCGCAGAACAAGGGCGACGCCTGGCTGGCCGATCGCATCTACAGCGGCGTTCCTGCAGGGATGTTCGGCCGCCAGCAGGACATCTGCATCGGCTTCATGTCCGGAGCGTCCAACGTCACGTACTGGTTGAAGACTCGTGGAATCGAACCCAGCGAAGGCCTCGTGAAAGCGATCTTGGCGCGCGCCAAGGGCAGCGATCACATCCTCACCGAGCCCGAAGTGATGGAAGTCGTCAACACCGGCCCCTAG
- a CDS encoding pentapeptide repeat-containing protein: protein MAASRPPQPSQPGQPLELKDVTIDKCSIDNASVRQASLHDVDLSELRLHDANLKGSDLRDVDLSDARITDVDASRIHVTDIALVEMQLDDADASRACVKNARFDATEITDCSFVAAKLTDIDLTDSKLSNACLRGVVLDDVDGRELQVTDANLSGAKLSNVDLSNVQIADANIDGLTIDGVRIDELLKAREQLAPS from the coding sequence ATGGCCGCATCTCGCCCGCCCCAGCCCTCCCAGCCCGGTCAACCCCTGGAGCTGAAGGACGTCACCATCGACAAGTGCAGCATCGACAACGCGAGTGTGCGCCAGGCGTCCTTACACGACGTAGACTTGAGCGAGCTTCGCTTGCACGACGCCAACCTGAAGGGCAGCGACCTGCGCGACGTCGACCTGAGCGATGCTCGCATCACGGACGTCGACGCCAGTCGAATTCACGTTACGGACATTGCATTGGTGGAGATGCAGCTCGACGACGCCGACGCGTCCAGGGCGTGCGTGAAGAACGCCCGCTTCGACGCGACGGAGATCACGGACTGCAGCTTCGTCGCTGCCAAGCTGACGGACATCGACCTGACGGACTCCAAGTTGAGCAACGCCTGCTTGAGGGGAGTAGTGCTCGATGACGTCGATGGTCGTGAACTTCAGGTCACGGACGCAAACTTGTCGGGTGCCAAACTGTCGAACGTGGACCTTTCCAACGTGCAAATAGCCGATGCAAACATCGACGGTTTGACGATCGATGGCGTGCGTATTGACGAGCTGCTCAAAGCTCGCGAACAATTGGCGCCGTCTTGA